Proteins encoded together in one Centropristis striata isolate RG_2023a ecotype Rhode Island chromosome 6, C.striata_1.0, whole genome shotgun sequence window:
- the isg20 gene encoding apoptosis-enhancing nuclease, producing the protein MSEWSRRHKSSRGLFSNSRFLCKRSLMLRTLQSARTRKNQQQQRTEISTMKRKPSDGHVEPLDTFKQVKKTKPNKLKQEREPAVTSDPRSSGPDPGPSEAALGDRWEVDSGFCSETSPPASGRSSPCLGPAPATTSTSVVALDCEMVGTGPGGRCSELARCSILDYHGNVLYDEYVRPCQPVTDYRTRWSGIRSHHLLNATPFSQARHQILRILEGKVVVGHSVYNDFQVLDLVHPGHMVRDTCTTRHLSRLAGFPRQRCSSLKTLSSKLLNRKIQAGRGGHCSVEDALAALDLYKLVEGEWERELQDKLQDEDAPSEPSFASSTHYMQDEYWPDDVTALSQ; encoded by the exons ATGTCCGAGTGGTCCAGAAGACATAAATCCTCTCGGGGTCTCTTCAGTAACTCCAGGTTTCTGTGTAAGCGTTCTCTGATGCTGAGAACCCTGCAGAGCGCCAGAACCAGAaagaaccagcagcagcagaggacggAGATCAGCACCATGAAGAGGAAACCCTCCGACGGCCACGTCGAGCCTCTGGACACATTCAAACAGGTCAAAAAGACCAAACCTAACAAACTGAAGCAGGAGAGAGAGCcagctgtgacctctgacccccggAGCTCTGGTCCTGACCCCGGTCCCTCTGAGGCGGCCCTCGGGGACCGCTGGGAGGTGGACAGCGGGTTCTGCTCGGAGACGAGTCCTCCGGCCAGCGGGCGCAGCTCGCCGTGCCTCGGCCCCGCCCCCGCCACGACCAGCACCTCGGTGGTGGCGTTGGACTGTGAGATGGTGGGGACGGGGCCCGGGGGGCGCTGCAGCGAGCTGGCCCGCTGCAGCATCCTGGATTACCACGGTAACGTCCTCTATGATGAATACGTGCGGCCCTGTCAGCCCGTCACCGACTACCGCACACGATGGAGCGGCATCAGGAGCCACCACCTGCTCAACGCCACGCCCTTCAGCCAGGCACGCCACCAG ATCCTCAGGATCCTGGAGGGTAAAGTGGTGGTGGGTCACTCCGTCTACAACGACTTCCAGGTTCTGGACCTGGTCCACCCGGGTCACATGGTCCGGGACACCTGCACCACCCGCCACCTGAGCCGGCTGGCCGGTTTCCCCCGGCAACGCTGCTCCTCCCTCAAAACGCTGAGCAGCAAACTGCTGAACAGGAAGATCCAG GCGGGGCGTGGAGGCCACTGCTCGGTGGAAGACGCCCTCGCTGCTCTGGATCTCTACAAGCTGGTGGAGGGCGAGTGGGAGCGAGAGCTGCAGGACAAACTGCAGGACGAGGACGCTCCGTCAGAGCCGAGCTTCGCCTCCTCCACACACTACATGCAGGACGAGTACTGGCCCGATGATGTCACCGCCCTCAGCCAATGA